The window TTAATTGCCAAATATAAAGGCGCTAATGCCGGTTTACCATTTTGGGTAATATTAGATGCCACAGGAAAAATAGTTACCGACTCTTTTAATGAAAAAGCACAGAACTTAGGTTGTCCAGCATCCAAAGAAGAAGTAGCCGTTTTTATAGAAAAACTTAAGGCAACTTCAGAAATGACTGAAAAAGATGTAAAAAATGTAAAGCTAGTTTTTACAGATAAATAAAACATCAGCGATAACTATACTTAAAAAGTAACCTTTTCTCCGCGAGTTTTGAGATATTTCTTGAATATATTTTCAATTGTTTTCGGCTTGATTGGTTTGGTAATAAAATCATCAGCACCAGCTTTAAAAGCTTGTTCCCTATCTTCTGCGGTGGAATAAGCCGTTTGGATAATAATAGGAATACTAGGATGGCTTTTTTTAATAGCGGTTGTGGCTTGATAGCCGTCCATAACTGGCATCTGGATATCCATGAAAATTATATCTATATCCTTTTCTCTCAGTACTAAGTCTATTGCCTCTTGTCCATTCACAGCTCTGATGAATTGAAAATCAAAATCTACAACTTTATCCAATAGAGATTTAAGAAACAAATAGTTGAGATTTACATCTTCAGCAATTAAAACTTTATGAAAGGAATGTGACCTCTCTTGAGGTTCCATCTCTTCTTTTTCACATAATTGTTGTTGATCTATAACATCTACAGGAAGATAAACGTTTACAGTAGTTCCTTTACCTAATTCTGAGTCTATATTTATTTTACCATTTAACAAGCTCACATAGGCTTTACAAATAGTAAGTCCGAGACCTAAACCATCATACAAATCTTTCATATCTAGATTTGATTTTGAATAACCGTCGTAAACAGTCTTTAGTCGTTCTTCTGAGATACCTATTCCAGTGTCTGTAATTGTAATAATTAATGTGTCACCATCGATTGTTGAGTTAAACGTTACTTCACCTTTTGACGTGAATTTGATCGCATTGTCAAGTAAATTATCAACTATCTTTTGGAGCTTGCTTTGATCCATCACCACACAATTCTGTTCTTCAGAAATGTCAATAACACAATTACAATCAATTTTTTTTAATTTGACATTCTCTTCATGTTTATAAACGACGGTTTTTAATAAATCATCAAGTAACACAGTGTTCTTTTGGACAGATACATCACCTGTTTGAAGTAAGGAGACTTCAAGTACATTGTCCATCATGTTCATTAACCTTAAACAGGCATTATTAATGATCTCTAGGTAATTACTTCTTTGAGTGTCGGTCAGTACTTCTTTACTTAACAAACCAGAAAACCCCATTATAGCGTTCATAGGTGTACGCATTTCATGAGTGATATTATTAATAAAAGATGTTTTTAATTTATTGTTCCTTTCTGCTATAGTCTTAGCCTTTTCAAGCTCTTTTGTATTTTCTCGTATGACGTATTTCAAATAGCGGTTGATTCCTAAAATAATTATCATTAAAAAAATAGCAATACCTAATAGTACGATCCAGAAAAAAGATTTTTTGTAGAATGGTCTTTTAAATTGAGATAACCATCTATCTTTAATTTCTTTTTTCTCTTCATAACTTACGCTCTG is drawn from Nonlabens dokdonensis DSW-6 and contains these coding sequences:
- a CDS encoding hybrid sensor histidine kinase/response regulator, which gives rise to MKNTNFLSLFLLMLLSLMSCQEQDILNEEERKWINGKEEIIVAVYPNYNYPPYLFKDKNGDSEGILMDYLELIEKKAAYKFQIKEYDNFTALMNDAKAGELDLILEIQETPSRNKYLNFYSKLFESPYVIVGKKTPNIPKSRKDFETATFYLPEDVAIVENLKIQFPNAKISSPCKDDLDCLKMIAQKNDAFFIGPRAVTNYHIESNNLSNLKIIKNLGKDYQPSLAVVKDDSMLNDVIYNLVQSVSYEEKKEIKDRWLSQFKRPFYKKSFFWIVLLGIAIFLMIIILGINRYLKYVIRENTKELEKAKTIAERNNKLKTSFINNITHEMRTPMNAIMGFSGLLSKEVLTDTQRSNYLEIINNACLRLMNMMDNVLEVSLLQTGDVSVQKNTVLLDDLLKTVVYKHEENVKLKKIDCNCVIDISEEQNCVVMDQSKLQKIVDNLLDNAIKFTSKGEVTFNSTIDGDTLIITITDTGIGISEERLKTVYDGYSKSNLDMKDLYDGLGLGLTICKAYVSLLNGKINIDSELGKGTTVNVYLPVDVIDQQQLCEKEEMEPQERSHSFHKVLIAEDVNLNYLFLKSLLDKVVDFDFQFIRAVNGQEAIDLVLREKDIDIIFMDIQMPVMDGYQATTAIKKSHPSIPIIIQTAYSTAEDREQAFKAGADDFITKPIKPKTIENIFKKYLKTRGEKVTF